A genomic stretch from Desulfotignum balticum DSM 7044 includes:
- a CDS encoding ABC transporter ATP-binding protein translates to MALLSVKQVTMAFGSLIANKDVSFDVEQGSIVGLLGPNGAGKTTLFNCISGYYRPTAGRILLDGKDITRAPAYKVARMGAVRTFQVVQPLKELSVLENVLIGAFLKEKSTASAMNMALECIEQCHLSQYTHSPAGELPIGLKKRLEMARTLATRPRLLMLDEAMAGLTATEINTAVELIQQIRKNGVTLLVVEHIMEAIMPIADKVVVLDGGEKIAEGPPGEIIEDKQVIKAYFGEKYSKRMKQEKQNDTSPAHG, encoded by the coding sequence ATGGCATTGCTTTCGGTAAAACAGGTCACCATGGCCTTTGGATCGCTCATTGCCAACAAGGACGTCTCCTTTGACGTGGAACAGGGCAGCATCGTGGGCCTGCTGGGTCCCAACGGTGCCGGCAAAACAACGTTGTTCAACTGCATCTCCGGGTACTACCGTCCCACGGCCGGGCGCATTCTTCTGGACGGCAAAGACATCACCCGGGCTCCGGCCTACAAGGTGGCCCGTATGGGTGCAGTGCGCACTTTTCAGGTGGTGCAGCCCCTAAAAGAGCTTTCCGTGCTGGAAAACGTTCTCATCGGCGCTTTTTTAAAAGAAAAATCCACTGCATCGGCCATGAATATGGCCCTGGAATGCATTGAACAGTGCCACCTGTCCCAATATACGCATTCCCCGGCCGGTGAGCTTCCCATCGGCCTGAAAAAACGACTGGAAATGGCACGAACCCTGGCCACACGCCCCCGACTGCTTATGTTGGATGAAGCCATGGCCGGACTCACCGCCACCGAAATCAACACGGCTGTAGAACTCATTCAGCAGATCCGAAAAAACGGCGTAACGCTTCTGGTGGTGGAGCACATCATGGAGGCCATCATGCCCATTGCCGACAAAGTGGTGGTGCTGGACGGGGGAGAGAAAATTGCCGAAGGTCCACCGGGGGAAATAATTGAGGACAAACAGGTGATCAAAGCATACTTTGGTGAAAAATACAGTAAGCGCATGAAACAGGAGAAACAAAATGACACCTCCCCTGCTCACGGTTGA
- a CDS encoding ABC transporter ATP-binding protein produces the protein MTPPLLTVDNICCGYDGVPVIHGVSIKVFPGELVAIVGTNGAGKTTLMKTIAGLIQPTSGKITFRDEEISGFAGHKTVQRGISYVPEGRRLFGKLSVRENLELGAYVTSDKGEINARLDEVFSLFPILKSRADQMTETMSGGEQQMLAIARGLMSKPTLLMLDEMSLGLMPSLVEKMMETIQTVHERGTTVLLVEQMVQEALEVAHRGYVIQTGRIVISGDAGDLLNSDEVRQAYMGM, from the coding sequence ATGACACCTCCCCTGCTCACGGTTGATAATATCTGCTGCGGTTATGACGGCGTTCCTGTGATCCATGGCGTTTCCATTAAGGTGTTTCCCGGGGAACTCGTGGCCATTGTGGGGACCAACGGCGCCGGGAAAACCACGCTGATGAAAACCATTGCCGGATTGATCCAGCCCACCAGCGGAAAAATTACCTTTCGAGATGAAGAAATTTCCGGCTTTGCCGGTCATAAAACCGTACAGCGGGGCATCAGCTATGTGCCCGAAGGCCGGCGGTTGTTTGGAAAACTCTCGGTGCGGGAAAACCTGGAGTTAGGAGCCTATGTGACGTCGGACAAAGGGGAAATAAACGCCCGCCTGGATGAGGTGTTTTCCCTGTTCCCCATTTTAAAATCCCGGGCCGACCAGATGACCGAAACCATGAGCGGCGGGGAGCAGCAGATGCTGGCCATTGCCCGGGGATTGATGTCCAAACCCACCTTGCTCATGCTGGATGAAATGTCGCTGGGGCTGATGCCTTCCCTGGTGGAAAAGATGATGGAGACCATCCAGACCGTGCATGAACGCGGCACCACGGTTTTGCTTGTGGAGCAGATGGTCCAGGAAGCCCTGGAGGTGGCTCACCGGGGCTATGTCATCCAGACCGGTCGCATCGTAATTTCCGGAGATGCTGGGGATCTTTTGAATTCAGATGAGGTTCGTCAGGCGTATATGGGCATGTAA
- a CDS encoding SIMPL domain-containing protein produces the protein MTENKRYDSFILGVCLVIGLGLLGFLLGNALIQFKQSDRTVTVKGLSEREYEADIVIWPIQFTTVGNELEDLYSAIDQSAERIQTFLQNAGIKQEEITVSTPAIVDKSAQQYGNESTLLFRYTASQSVTVYSDNIKAVRTVMGKLSELGKQGIVLTGENYESQTEYIFTRLNDVKPDMIEEATKKAREVAEKFALDSKSKLGKIKSASQGQFSISPRDKNNPHIKQIRVVSTISYFLSD, from the coding sequence ATGACCGAAAACAAAAGATATGATTCATTCATTTTAGGCGTTTGCCTTGTCATTGGTCTGGGATTGCTCGGTTTTCTTCTCGGCAATGCGCTGATCCAATTTAAACAATCGGATCGCACGGTCACGGTAAAAGGGTTGTCTGAAAGAGAATATGAAGCAGATATTGTGATCTGGCCGATCCAGTTCACGACTGTGGGCAATGAGTTGGAAGATCTGTACAGTGCCATTGACCAAAGTGCCGAACGCATTCAAACCTTTCTTCAAAATGCCGGTATCAAACAGGAGGAAATCACAGTTTCCACCCCTGCGATTGTTGACAAATCAGCGCAGCAATATGGCAACGAATCAACGCTTTTATTTCGATATACGGCATCACAGTCAGTGACCGTGTATTCAGACAATATTAAGGCCGTCAGAACGGTCATGGGAAAATTATCAGAACTGGGTAAACAGGGAATTGTTCTGACGGGTGAAAACTATGAATCCCAGACAGAATATATTTTTACACGCTTAAACGACGTAAAACCGGACATGATTGAGGAAGCCACAAAAAAAGCCCGGGAAGTGGCGGAAAAGTTTGCGTTGGATTCCAAAAGTAAACTGGGAAAAATCAAATCCGCGTCCCAGGGCCAATTTTCGATCAGCCCGAGAGATAAAAACAATCCGCATATTAAACAGATTCGGGTCGTATCAACGATTTCTTATTTTCTATCCGATTAG